DNA from Sulfitobacter albidus:
TGGCCATCCTTTACCAAGCCGATCGAGAATGTGACGGAGCACGAGGACAACAGCCTCGGCATGCGCCGGGTCGAGGTCCGCTCGAAACACGGTGACAGCCATCTGGGCCACGTGTTCCCCGACGGCCCACCCGACCGCGGCGGCCTGCGCTATTGCATCAACTCCGCGTCGCTGCGTTTCGTGCACCGCGACGATATGGAGGCCGAGGGGTACGGCGAATACCTCGACCAAGTGGAGGACGTGGCATGAGCGAAGAACGCGCAGTACTGGCAGGCGGTTGTTTCTGGGGAATGCAGGATCTCATCCGCAAGATGGACGGTGTGAAATCCACTCGCGTCGGCTATTCCGGCGGTGACGTGGCCCACGCCACCTACCGCAACCACGGCACCCACGCCGAGGCGATCGAGGTCATCTTCAACCCCGACGTGCTCAGCTACCGCAAGCTGCTGGAGTTCTTTTTCCAGATACACGACCCCACCACAGTCAACCGTCAGGGCAACGACGTCGGGATGAGCTACCGCTCAGCGATCTACTACGAGAACGAGGATCAAAAGGCTGTGGCGCTCGACACCATCGCCGATGTCGAAGCTTCCGGCATCTGGCCCGGCAAGGTCGTCACCGAGGTCGAACCGGTCTCTGATTTCTGGGAGGCGGAACCGGAACATCAGGATTATCTTGAGCGGATCCCAAATGG
Protein-coding regions in this window:
- the msrB gene encoding peptide-methionine (R)-S-oxide reductase MsrB, translated to MPEYTKNPDVIATLSPEEYHVTQESGTERPGTGKLLGNKEPGIYVDIVSGEPLFASGDKYESGCGWPSFTKPIENVTEHEDNSLGMRRVEVRSKHGDSHLGHVFPDGPPDRGGLRYCINSASLRFVHRDDMEAEGYGEYLDQVEDVA
- the msrA gene encoding peptide-methionine (S)-S-oxide reductase MsrA yields the protein MSEERAVLAGGCFWGMQDLIRKMDGVKSTRVGYSGGDVAHATYRNHGTHAEAIEVIFNPDVLSYRKLLEFFFQIHDPTTVNRQGNDVGMSYRSAIYYENEDQKAVALDTIADVEASGIWPGKVVTEVEPVSDFWEAEPEHQDYLERIPNGYTCHFPRPDWVLPKRDAAE